In Lolium rigidum isolate FL_2022 chromosome 7, APGP_CSIRO_Lrig_0.1, whole genome shotgun sequence, the DNA window tcacgcacgtaaattggcagatttttctgagttacctacagacggggctactcaatttcgtgacagcaagaaatctgtttctgcgcagtaatccaattctagtatctaccttactatcaaagactttacttggcacaacaatgcaataaaataaatatacggAGAGGTTGATaccgtagtaacaacttccaagactcaaatataaaacaaaagtgcagaagtaaaataatgggttgtctcccataagcgcttttctttgacgcctttcagctaggcgcagaaagtgtgaatcaagtattatcaagagatgaagcatcaacatcataatcaggggagttgggggttttctcaataatgcattgtatcttatctatgtaagtaactcctctttcgttgcttttaggcttactattctcatcaaacaaattttcaggaacaagccaagcatagttattttctagagcttcatgcattcctaggagcttactaggtatcggtactttaatctccccctcaccattgactttattagtgtactttaatctatcttcgtccatcttttcaagtgtttttgtaaaattggtataaaagccaagtctcttatgcttaataaaaacttttctagcttctttagctatatcaccaacttctctaagaaggacctctaaaacaaaatctctcttttctcctatttccatatcagagagtgtaagaaacatatgttgcattataggattaagattaacaaatctagtttccaacatgtgtactaaagaggcagtagcactttcataagtaggagcaagttctgccaagtgtctatcttcaaaatctttaaccgtactaacatgagtgaaaaattcttctatattatctcttccaatgatagacccttgccctaccggtatatctttcagagtgaacttaggaggaaacatgatgaaacagaaggtaaataaagtaaatgcaagtaactaattttattgtgtttttaatatagagaatgcaaacaagacagtaaataaagtaaagctagtaactaatttttttgtgtttttgatataaagaaagcaaacaaagcaataaataaagtaaagtaaagcaagacaaaaacaaagtaaagagattggatgtgggagactccccttgcagcgtgtcttgatctccccggcaacggcgccagaaaatatgcttgatggcgcgtgaaacacacgtccgttgggaaccccaagaggaaggtgtgatgcgtacagcagcaagttttccctcgataagaaaccaaggttatcgaaccgagtaggagtcaagggccacgtgaaggttgttggtgacggagtgtagtgcggcgcaacaccagggattccggcgccaacgtggaacctgcacaacacaatcaaaatactttgccccaacgtaacggtgaggttgtcaatctcaccggcttgctcgtaaacaaaggattaaatgtatggtgtggaaaatgatgtttgtttgcgaagaacagtagagaacagagtttgcagtagattgtatttcagatgtaaaagattggaccggggtccacagttcactagtggtgtctctccgataaaaaatagcatgttgggtgaacaaattacagttgggcaattgacaaatagagagggcataacaatgcacatacatatcatgatgactactatgatatttaatcagggcattacgacaaagtacatagaccgctatccagcatgcatctatgcctaaaaagtacaccttcgggttagcatccgcaccccttccagtattaagttgcaaacaacagacaatttcattaagtatggtgcgtaatgtaatcaacacaaatatccttagacaaagcattgatgttttatccctagtggcaacaagcacatccacaactttagaactttctcgtcactcgtcccgcattcaatggaggcatgaacccactatcgagcataaatactccctcttggagttacaaatatcaacttggccagagcctctactagcaacggagagcatgcaagaacataaacaacacatatatgatagattgataatcaacttgacatagtattccatattcatcggaacccaacaaacacaacatgtagcattacaaatagatgatcttgatcatgataggcagctcacaagatctaacatgatagcacaagaggagaagacaaccatctagctactgctatggacccatagtccaaggatgaactactcacacatcagtccggaggcgatcatggtgatttagagtcctccgggagatgattcccctctccggcagggtgccggaggcgatctcctgaatcccccgaggtgggattggcggcggcagcgtctctggaacttttcccgtatcgtggctctcggtaatagggttttcgcgacggagagtataagtaggcggaagggcagagtcggagggctggcgaggggcccacaccatagggcggcgcggcccccccttggccgcgccgccttgtggtctggccacctcgtggccccacttcgtatgctcttcggtcttctggaagctccgtggaaaaataagaccctgggcgttgatttcgtccaattccgagaatatttcctttgtaggatttccgaaaccaaaaacaagcgagaaaacgagaaccggcgcttcggcatcttgtcaataggttagtgccggaaaatgcataataatgatgtaaagtgtgtataaaacatgtgagtattgtcataaaagtagcatggaacataagaaattatagatacgtttgagacgtatcacctggcggcagccggcaagcaaGTGCCACCTACCCCCAGCCAGAAGATGGAGGTAATTGAAAAATAAAAGATCAGCCTGGCACCGGCCAGCAAAACAAATGCTGCCCGCCGCCAGCCGGAAGTCGGGGACATTCGGAGTTTTTCCAGCCATCGGATAGCAACAGCCACTGTCACCAGCCGCCTGTCGGAAGCCGGCGAGGGAAGTAAGAACATGCAGAAGTAAAAGATTACCTACCATGCCATGGTCCAGCGCGTTGATCTCCGAGACCCAACGCTTGGAGGTCTCGGTGAGTGCCTCAGACTGGGCAGTCATATCACGGCGCAGCTTCTGGCACTGCTCGTCAACCTCTCCAAGGCGGCGGCTCAGGTCGTCCACCTTCTCCTGCTCAACCTTCTTGACAGAAGCAAGCTCGGCGATGTGGTttgcctccaggcggcgcaggtcCCACAACTCCCCCTCGGTCCCCTTGGCCGCCTCGCGGGTGAGCCGGAGCTCCTTGTGCAGCTGTGGGATCTGGGCGGCAACAGCTGCAAACCGGCAAACCCAAGGCATCACCCGCCGAAggcaaggaaaaagaaaaaatgcaAAGACACCAACAAGAAAGAAAGTTTACCCTTGGCAGACTCTAGCTCAAGGGCCATCCCGGCGCGGTCGTTCTTGCCCTTGTGGTAGCTGGCCACGAGCCAGTTGTACAATTCAGCCCGCTTATCGGAGACCGTctgaagaaaagagaaaatatcaGGAAAGGGGCGAAACCCAGGCCGGCTCCATGGCAGTCGGCCCATGCCTCAGAGGGCTACCAATATAATAGCAAAATTGCGAAAACGAGCTAACACAAAAGCTCACCTTGTTAACCTTCTCAACCCGCCAGAGGCGACCCTCATCTTCGGTGGCGGAGCCGGCGATGTAGGCGCGCAtgtcggagaagaacatctccatggAGGCAACTCCCGGCTCGCCCTCCCGGCTCGTCACCTCGTGATTGTCAGCATCACGCCACTCCTTCTCCATGGTCCCGACGGAGCCCAAGCTGGAGTCGAAGGCGGAAACCACATGCGCCAACCCAGCGCCCCGAGCCACGTGCAGGATCACCAGCGGCTCCTCCACCATCGGGCCCTTGGCCTTGACCAGCGCCCTAGCATCAGCACTGGGCAGGCGCGCCGGCTCCTCCCTGGCCAGCCCCGAAGACGTAGGCGGCACGGCCTGGCCCGTCGGGTCAGATATGACCATAGgctccggcggcgacggcgtcaccctGGGTCCTGAGCTGGCTCTAGCTCCAGAAGCGGTCTCGATCGATGGAGCCTCAGACCAGCGGCATTGCAGCAGGTTGCCAATCGTCGGCTGGCTGGTTCGAGCACCGAAGCCGGAGCTTGCTGGGGGCGGCGCAGAAGAAGAACTCCCTGCTCCCACAGAGGGCGGCGGGAAGACAGGCGGCGTGTGCGCGCAGTCCTTGGCTGAAGGCTGCGGGGTCGGCTCCCTCCTTCCCGTGGCAGCACAGGAGGCGGCGAGACAGAGTTGGAAGCCGAGCCGGCCCCGCGCCCTTGGAGAACTTGATGGCGGCCCTACGCCTAGAAAGCAAAGAAGATAAATAAGAAACTCACAAAGATGTGAAAATGgagggaaagaaaaggaatcaaacaagctaAAAGAGATAAAACTCACCCAGCCACCTCCGGCACCTGCTTCtgcagccggcgctgcttcttcacCTGGGCCTCCAGCTGGGCGGTGGTCCTCTTCCACGCCTTGCTCGGCTGGCCGGCACCGGACGCAGGCGGAACGGTGGCCAAGGGAACCAAGCGGAGCGGCTCCGTGGCGGGGACCTCCTCATCTTCCGGCTGCGGAGGCGAGGAAGGCTCGCCCTGGTCCTCGATGGCCTGGTGGGCGGAGCCTCGGGTCCTGGTCGTCATCGGCCGTGCGGTCAGCCGGATCGGCGTGGTCGCTCTCCCACACCTTGTcctccaggtcgccgtcctcgacgtTCTGCCGAGGAAAGTTCTAAAACCGGTAGAGAAAAGAAAGGCTTCAACAACCTAAACAAAACCAGGCGGAACTAaagtgtgagccagtaaaatcgttTAAGGAACTTACCACCGCTGGCGGGGAGAGCCGGTTGAAGGGCTCCAGCCCCCACTCCCAGTCGATGGGCAGTCGAGCCCTGGAGATGTAGTTCACCCGGACGACAACGCCCTCCTTGGAGAGCTccaccttcgacgtccgggtcgggtcaAACCGGCCGCTCATGTGGCAGAATTTGTGGGCCCGCCGGCTGGTTAAGGCACAGAGCAAGTCCACTGCCGTCAGCCCCTCGTTCACGACGCAGGTTCGCAGGAAGTCCAGTAACAGGGAGACCTCCGCCGGCTTGTAGGAGAACCCCCAGTTCATCCTGGTGGGCGGCGCCAAGGAGAAAGGCCGAAGATTGAGGAGGTCGGAAGCCAGATTCTCGTTCTTCACGTAGTAGAAGAACATGGTCTACCATTTTGGTAAAGAAATTTCAATTTTGGTAAAGTACCGAACAGTTGCGCACATGGTTTTCTATATTTGGGTGGGGCACCCTCTAAGACTAACCAGCGCCTGGGTACTATGTAGAAACGTCAGTGAAATTAATATCTAAAATAACTATGAACAAGTTTGCCAAGCCCCTCATTTTTCCTTTCCTTTCCTCTCCTCTCATGAAGCCTCCACAACTTTTCTTCTGCGGCGCCTTTGTCTTCCGCCTTCACCACGGggcggagttccttgaccttggATTCCCCACCATATTCCATCAATGACTcggaatttctattatatgaaggAGAACACTTCAAATGGGAAACGCGCGCCACCATGATCTAGTAGTATAAATGAAAAAGTATGGTGTCCCGTGATGAACAAGAAAATGAGGAACCCAACTTTTTTGCATGTTCGAGGTAGTATAGTTGACTAGTGAGTAGTGACAGTTGCTAGCACCTTGATATTATATGAGCTACGGAAGAGAAATTGTAAATTTGGGTTAGCGAGGAGATGTTTGAGTTATGCATCATCCTAAGAACTTTGAAGATTTTGACATATTGGACCAAATAATTATCCATAATTGTATTCAGGGACGAGGAGGCTCTGTCTGAGTTTTTGTTTTTTGGACAGAAGGAGGGTGTTTGAGCTGTGATCCCTGTCCACACCCTTTTAGGATCATGGTCCTGTACAAGTTGTAATACTATGTGGTATCGGTTTGAATCCAACAGGTACCCAAGCTAGGACGTTTGCTTCTCCAAACAGGTATCGGTTTGAATCCCTGTCTGACTTTGAATCCAAACAGGTACCGGTTTGAATCCAACAGGTACCCAAGCTAGGACGTGTGCTTCTCCAGTGCTTGTCGACTGCTCTCGCTGCATCCCGTGTGAGTCGGTGTACCTGACTAGCTGGGCTGGATTCGGATTCGGATTCGGGATCACTTGGCCGAGCCTTCAAAAGGCCACGCATCTACCTGGCAACACGCACAGCAGCATCGACATCCTCTCGGGCGGAACAGAGCAGCCAAGAACCCTAGCACCTAAGGAGAGAACGCTCGTGCAGCGAGATCTCTTCCACCTCGAGCGAGCGAGCAATGGCGGAGACGCAGCAGGCGGGCGGTGCTCCGGCTTCGGACGGCCGCGCGACGGTCCTGTGCGCGAACGACTGCGGCTTCTTCGGCAGCGCGGCGACCGGCAACCTCTGCTCCAAGTGCTTCAAGGAGCAGCAGCAGATCGGCGTCGCTGCCGTCCGTGGCGCGCCCCCCGTGGACAGCGTCGTTACCGGCTTCGCGTCGCTGCGGATCAAGGAGACAGGTGGAcgatgtgctgctgctgccgccgccggagtCGGGCGCGACAAGGAGGTGGTGCCGGCGACCGTTACGAAGAGCCGGTGCGAGGCGTGCCGGAAGAAGGTGGGGCTGCTCGGGTTCGCCTGCCGCTGCGGCGGCACCTACTGCGGCATGCATCGTCACGCCGGCGCTCACGCCTGCGAGTTCGACTACAAGGCTGCCGGCCGCGAGCAGATCGCGCGTCAGAATCCCCTCGTTGTACCATCCAAGCTCCACAGGATTTGACTTCAGAGATCGTTTCGATGAGTGGAGATAGTAGCGTAGCTTAGCCTTTTGATTATGTTTTTtctttgttgttgtttccaccacTTTGTTAAAACATTCACATGTACATATAAACACTCTCGTATACGTATATAAATAATTTGTAGTAGGTACCCCTCCCActtttttttctaaaataaaCATTCTTTGACTTGATTTTCTTCTGCTAATTGGTCAAGATCAAAATATGGCGTGCGATGTACTTTGTTCTCCCACGAAATGTCACTGTTGTTAATTCTTAAGTTCAATGATCTATCTCTTTCTTCCGGTTGTTTGTCTCACTTAGTTGCAATTGAATTTTGCGATTACAATAGTCATGCAGCTGGAAAAAAATAGCATGCCACCATACACGCACACCACGCTCCATAGATTCACATGAGCATCTCTCCAAGCTGAGCTGTGAAATTTGTTTTTCTCTCGAAAAGTTTAGTGGTCTATTCTTAATCTTCAATAGCAGTACAAAAAatcctaaaagtaataaaaattacaaaaaaaatcttTCAACCACTAGCAACGACTAGGAACTAAACTGTGAAATTAATGTCTAAAATAACTATGAACAAGTTTGTCAAGCCTCTCATTTTTCCTTTCCTTTCctttcctctcctctcctctcacgAAGCCTCCACAACTTTTCACTTCAGAGtcggccatggccggccagatcCAATCCCTCTCGCCACCGGTGTCCGCGCCGGAGGATGTAGAGATGGAGTAGGATACTGACCTTCTATGTACAACAGTTCTGGAAGGTTTAGGTGTAGGTTTGGTCGAGGTATAGGGTTTTCCCTTGTGGCGTCTGGCTTCATGCCATCGAGGAGGCACTGCTGGAGGTGGCGAGCGGCGACAGTGGTCTGGTTGTTTGCTTCGAAGCTCTAGTGATCGGTGCTGAAGGTGGCTAGCGGCAGGATCTTTGCCTCCCCTTCAATAATTCTCGGTGACTGATCAGATCTGCAAGATTTGTTCACCATGCCTCTGATGTGTGTCAATGAACCGGTGAGACAGGTGCTACAGGGTTAGCTTAGATGAGGTGGAGAGCGTTGGCGACATTGGATGTCCCAGACAAGATTGGCACACACAACTATGTACCTAGGTTCGGCCCCTCGTGGTGGAGTTAAAGACCTATTCTTGtattcatagatgtgtttacaagtCGTCAGATACAAAGATTGAGAATAAGGGTGGACGAATGTGATCTAGGGTTTCCACCCTTCATCAAGCCAACCAATCGGTTCTATTCGTCGAGATGGCGATGGGAGTACTCTAGAATGGACCCAAGGTGGAAACAAAGAGCCTCCCAGTCTGCAAACAGAagttggctctggtggttaggtcccttgtggtggaaccagcccactcaggttcaagtcctagacttggcatgggtgtttgcatttacctggatttattccaggatttaaccggcgctgtGCTTTCAgttgtaggtgacgtgcccgtcaacagcgaggcgccagtggtgacttcgtcaacctcaagagatGTCGGCTCAGTccttcggaggtgctcataggggtagggtgtgcgtgcgtgcgttcataggggtgtttatacgtgcgtgtttgtgagcgtctgcgttgtactgtgttctcaaaaaaaaaaagcctcCCAGTTTTCGAGGATGGTGGGATTCTTCTAGAAGGAAGCTGGCGGGTCCCCACCTCTGAGGTTGAACCCAAAGTCAAACCAGATGAGTTCGTTGTTTTCACAAAATTCGAGTTCCTTGCTTCCTCCAACCTCCAGTCTCATGATCTTAGATCCAACTGCATTATGCAACTCAACTTGTTAATTGCGTTTTACGGGGGTACTTTGGTTGCGCTCTCGTCTTCCCCACTGGTTTGCACTATTTCAATGTGAGTTCCAAACTTAGTCAGTGGCACCAACTGAAAGGCTTGTGTTCCCCTGCGGTGTTGTTGCCTTACGCCTTCGCCGCGGGGTGGAGTTCCTTCACCTTGTATTCCACAACATATTTGGGGTCagcatttctattatatgatggaGAACATTCCAACTGGGCAACACGCGTCATCATGATCTAGTAATCTAAATGAAGAAGTATATGGCGTCCCGTTGGTATCTCAATGAACAAGACAATGACGAATCCAACTTTTTCCGCATGTTCAGGGTAGTATAGTTGACTAGTGACAATTGCTAGCACCTTGATATTATCTGTGCTACGGAAGAGAAATTGTAAGTTGGGTTAGTGGGGAGATGTTTGAGTTATGCATCATCCTAAGAACTTTGAAGATTTTAACATAAAGGACCCATTAATTATGCATAAAGGAGGGTTGTCTGagttttctttttgtttctttacAAAAGGAGGGTGTTTGAGTTGTGATCATGGTCCTGTACAAGTTGTAATACTACGTGGCTTAGCTGCTACACTTTGAATCGAAACAGGTATCGACTTGAATCGAAACAGGTACCCAAGGACGTGCGCTTCTCCAGTTCTTCTCGAATGTTGGCGCTGCATCCCCGTGGGTCGGTGGACTTGACTAGCTGGGCAGGATTCGGACTCGGGATCACTTCGCCGACAGCCACAGGATATCGCAAGAACGCAACGCCTTATAAAGGGAGGCCACGCATCTACTCCTTCCTGGCAACAGGCACAACAACATCCTCTCGGGCGGAACAGAGCAGCCAAGAACCCGCTCGTGCGTGCGCGCGTCGAGATCTCGTACGGTACACCTCGAGCGAGCGAGCAATGGCGGAGACGCAGCAGGCGGGCGGTGCTCCGGCTTCGGACGGCCGCGCGACGGTCCTGTGCGCCAACGACTGCGGCTTCTTCGGCAGCGCGGCGACCGGCAACCTCTGCTCCAAGTGCTTCAAGGAGCAGCAGCAGATCGGCGTCGCTGCCGTCGGTGGCGCGCCCCCAGTGGACAGCGTCGTGTCCAGCTTCGCGTCGCTGCGGATCAAAGAGACAGGCGGACAGCGTGCTGCTGCTGCCACCGGAGTTGGAGGCGAGGTGCAGGCCGGGAAGGAGGTGGTTCCGACGACCGCTACCAAGAACCGGTGCCAGACGTGCCGGAAGAAGGTGGGGCTACTCGGGTTCGCCTGCCGCTGCGGCGGCACCTACTGCGGCATGCACCGTCACGCCGGCGCACACGCCTGCGAGTTCGACTACAAGGCGGCCGGCCGCGAGCAGATCGCGCGTCAAAATCCCCTCGTTGTAGCATCCAAGATCGACAGGATTTGACTTCGAGATCGTTTCAATGAGTGGAGATAGTAGCTTAGTTTAgcatttttctgttttcttttttaattGTTTCGTACACTTGGTTCAAACATTCACATGTACACATAAACACCTtcatatattttatttatttattttgcagtGGTATAAGATTTGACTTGATTTTCTCCTGCATATTGGTCAAGATCGAAATATGGTGTGTGTTGTACTTTGTTCGCAAACTGCACTGAAAACCATTTTTTTAATAATACTTTTTTTTCTATATTTCTACAAATAATGCTTGTTTTCAATATTTTTCataaataatacaccgtcggagATATGGAACCCAATTGAAAGAAATCGAGGTAGGGTAACCCGATTGGTACAGATTCTGTGGGCTATTTGCGACTTGTTTTTTTCCTTTGCAGTAATCGGAGTTCTCTAACCCAAAAATACATCATGGGAAACTAGTAACCCGAAGAGCTAGATTTCTGATGTACTGGCTGATCTCTTCTCGCGGATAGCTCCAGTCGGGCTAACCGAACCCGACTAAAACTAATCGGACTACTCTAACCCGATCTCCCGATTTAAGCTCGGACAAGATGGTGCAGCGTAGACTCCAACATGTGTGAAAAGTATCTCACGGAATGGATGAATGCATACATCCTGAGGCATGGAAGAGACTGGATAGGAGGTTGCCTGGCTTGGGCAGATGCATGGGATGTATGAGCATCTCCAGCGCGTCGTGCCGGATTTATCGTTTTGTGGACGTGTTTTATTCATGTCGTGTTTGGAGGATGTTGCTTCCCAACCGCGTTTCCCGAATAAAATTTTAGATTTTTAAAACTTAAgcgaattcattcaaacttgctatatattacatagattcgaacaaaATTCGAcgaaatttaaactaaactatAATCTactagtacttgcggcggccagaggcgtcgtagtactggtggaagttgtacatgtcgtcgacgacgacgtccTGCTTGCCACGCTCGTCgatgggctcgtccttcaccgcgccgcttggcccagcctcaccgtcgtcggtgaggtccacgagcggcttcccggagtcgcggatggacatggcgatcgccgcgtcgaggtcgcctctccatgcgtccttgtcgttcaacgacgccaagcacgccgctcGCAAGCCAGGgctgtcctcggggtcgtcgctgctctccgccTACAGCGTCGCTTTCACGcctgcctcgtcgtcctgctcctccttcacctccggcttcgggatgaggagggcgccgccggcgcGCCTGTGCTGCTGCCGGCTGACGTTGTTGCCATCGCGCCTCAGATTGACGGGCGGCGTCGCGAACTCTGGCTcgtccttcacctcgcgcttagGCACGGTATAGGGCGCGGTATGGTGTGACGAAGGCGTCGATTGGCCGACCCTGACGAAGAAGAGTTGGAGAGGACGAGTACATCCTCCTCGGCGGCCAGCGTGCTGCGGGCGAGCCGCCGGGCCATGATCGCGTCCCTTCAGCGCTCTGTGCCGTCCCGCAGCTGCGGCGAGACTCTGACGATGTTGACGGCCATCTTCcacccgccgctgcttggcatgcGCATGTCCGACGGGACGGGATATCCCGcacggtacagcgcccacgcctccgccacagtgcggctgccgcggccgaagccgttcgccgcggcgctcTTGCGGGACGGTGACATTGGAGGAGGAGGTTGGGAACAACAAGGGAGGAGGAGATTTGGGAGCAGCGAGAGGTTGGAGCGGCAAGAGATTGGGATAGGGACGGAAGGAGGGGCACTCTTATTATGCAGCTGTGCTAGGCGAAGCGGCAGCGGGCGTTGGACACAATAACGCAGGCGCGGATAGCCACGCGGTCATGcacgatgagacgcgtccctgcatCGCTTGGGAAAGCTCGGGCGCCATTAACATCGTTTTAGGCTTCTGTGTCACCAACGCATCAGGCCCGCGTCTCCTCGCCTCggttttcgttgtgtccgacgtgcctggagcgtcccctgtctagcggggacgggctcggggcgccgaacaccgtattggTGCGCGCCGGACGGAAAgagcctttggggcgcgcgggtGGGAACAAAATTTTgtctggcgcgccccaaatccctttgggggccaCTTTCGAGGACGCGGCTGGAGGATGCTCTAACAAAGCTAGtcactttagggcatctccaatgggcgaCGCAAATCGGACGTCCAAAATGTAGCGGCCACGGCCAGTTGCGAACCGGCGGAACATACGCCTgtgccgccggcggtggtggaggtggagcagcggcGGGGCCGAGTCCTCAAGCGCCcgtcgtagggcctcttcctccgtgaggcccggcggcatgatgtcggtggcgtaccggggcagcggcggctgcaccggtcggtctacctccgagacgaggacgccAGCCTCTCGATCTCATCGTCTGTCATCGTCCCCGGGTACTCGAACTCCTGGCCCTCCACCATGGCCGCCTGCCATTCATGGAAAATGCAGGCGACgtagtcgtcgttgtcgtccctagcctcctcgttgtggtaggccagcgcatcgttgtcgtcgtcgtcgtcctatgGAGGCGACAATGGCTGATGTGTTCGATGATGAGGTGGCGGTGGATGGTCAAACAGGAAGTCCCTGTCGCCGATAAAGCCCGCCGCTGCCCACTAGTGCGAGTGGATGGTCAAACGGTGatgggtgggagtggaggtgtcgcTGGTGTGGGCAATGGCAGGGACGGTGCCGGTCGACTTTTAAGGTCGGGCGCACGCGGGACACGATGTCGTTGATGGCGGcgtagaagcccagccgccgcccgctagTGCGCGTGCAGAAGAGGTAGCCACGGCATTGATGGAGAAGGCTACAGCGCagacgcagacgcggaagcgatgaCGCATCGATACAGCCCTATGGCTCACTGCCAAGCCAGGgctcactgccaggcgggcctggTGGAAAAGCGAGTGGTTATCTGGGGCGTCCGCGCGTATTCCAGACGCAAATAT includes these proteins:
- the LOC124672429 gene encoding zinc finger A20 and AN1 domain-containing stress-associated protein 10-like, producing the protein MAETQQAGGAPASDGRATVLCANDCGFFGSAATGNLCSKCFKEQQQIGVAAVGGAPPVDSVVSSFASLRIKETGGQRAAAATGVGGEVQAGKEVVPTTATKNRCQTCRKKVGLLGFACRCGGTYCGMHRHAGAHACEFDYKAAGREQIARQNPLVVASKIDRI
- the LOC124672428 gene encoding zinc finger A20 and AN1 domain-containing stress-associated protein 10-like, with protein sequence MAETQQAGGAPASDGRATVLCANDCGFFGSAATGNLCSKCFKEQQQIGVAAVRGAPPVDSVVTGFASLRIKETGGRCAAAAAAGVGRDKEVVPATVTKSRCEACRKKVGLLGFACRCGGTYCGMHRHAGAHACEFDYKAAGREQIARQNPLVVPSKLHRI